GGGATGTGGCACTTGTGTATGATGATATGGGGACAGGGGCCGTCCCCGCCATAACGGATGCCTTGAGAGAAGTGGAGGCAAATATTGTTTTGAAAGCTGCAGTGCCTCCCCAGGCCAACGTCTCTTCAATGAGAAAGCTTCTTGAGGATGAGCTGATGGGGTTGGAGTCGCGAGTATTTATCGTGCATATGCATGATGATTTAGCTTTAATGCTGTTTTCCGAGGCGTCCAAATAAGGAATGATAGGCAGTGAGTATGTATGGATCATTACGGATGCATGTGCCAACCTATTGGATTGGTTCAATGCTACTTCTCTCCTTTCAATGAATGGTATCTTGGGAATCAGAAGAACACTCCCACAAACCGATCAGCCAAGGATGAATGAATTTGCTAAAAGATGGAAGCAGCGATTTAGAGCACAGaatcctacaatacaaaaaccGGAATTAAATGCCGGTGCACTTGTTGCATATGATACAGCATGGGCGCTTGCTTATGCAATCGATCGTCTTCTGCGTCAGGGATCGTTTGATGGTGGTTTTTCAGCAACCTCTAGCAGCACCAAGATTTTAAATTTCAAGATTTTTGACGGTGGAGAGGATTTGCTTAATCAGATTCTTGAGACATGCTTTCTTGGCCTTAGTGGCCCTGTTCGAATAAGTCGAGAAAGGGATGAAACTTTGGAGTGCTCATATGATATAATAAATGTGATTGGAAATAGTTATAAAGCAGTTGGGTCGTGGACAGAAAAGGGCCTGAATATATCGTCGAAACACTTAGTTCATTGGGGCGGTGGATCAAGAAAGAAGCCGCGTGGGTGGGTGAAACCTGCGCCAGGCCAAAAACTTAAAATAGCGGTGCCTTGGCTGCAAGGGTTTACACAATTCATCCTAGTAAAAGAAGATCATGCTAACGCTGGTGCACAAAACCAGATTTATGAGATTACAGGCCTCTCCATTGATGTGTTCAAATCAGTGGTCAAAAGACTGGATTACAAATTGCCCTATGAATTGATTGTTGATAAGTGAtcctgctctagcatgcagctccatgcaactccagtttggacatgaagctatccattcatcaccatgcataagctatttttagtttaaattatttttttgtttattcatgcaaataaagcatgtactccaacatgcattaatctttaggactatttttagttttgttttttgcatgagtttgtttttagtaaataaagcatgttgtgcatgcacttattgtattcttaatttagggagtagtttgcttgttttagtttgagagccttagtagctttccatgcaatgctaggaatatatttagaactacagttattattaattcttctaggctgcaaattctttatatatacaacctctatgtaattttttaattaagcttcaataaagaaattggtgtgtgcaattccaaaaaatagggttgttgttattgtgtgttctttgttatttaatttgattaatcagTTGGCTCTGAGGAGACATAGTAGTTTcagattctacaagtggtatcagagcaggtaaaattattttgggttaaagttttattgttggaatttcgccaaagttaatcatgtcgaattctaaccatatgcccgttccagaatttgatgggaatgattatgattattggtgcattaagatgttgTCCTTTTTTATtcgaaaagatttgtgggagattattgaatcaggttatgaggagccagctgattggaatgcccttacagccaatgaaagaacaacaagaaaggaagcaagaaaaaagaatgctcaagctttgtttcacattcagatggctcttgataagagcttatttccaagaatatcaggagcaacaacaaccaaagatgcctggaagactctacaagaagcttaccatggtagtgatcaagttaaagtggtcaagcttcagacattgaagcgagagttcgagaatttgaagatgcaagaagctgaaagtataagtgattattgtgtcagagtcaaagatgtggtcaataaaatggctacacttggggaaattgtaagcaatgaagttttaaaaaaaaggtgttgagatctttgacacctagATGGAATCAtctagcaataatcatagaagaaagcaaggatttgacaaaactacagtttgaacaactggttggatccctgatgtctcataaagaaagattgaaagatttttttgaagatgtagagaaagcattttcctctaaacttctaatcacaaaaaatgaagatgcaatcaGCAGTAGTGctaaaatcaatcaaggccaaggtaaagggcaaagccaaaattcttcaagaggtagaggaagaggtggctcaagaggaagtggtggtttcagaggaagaggtagaggcagatttgataagagaaatgttcaatgttaccattgtaataggtatagccactttgaaagagaatgcagattgaaagaaggtaaaagtgctaactatgctcaagaaagtagtgagaatcctcctaatcaattatttttatcttatgccaagggtgaaaatactagtaaagatgtatggtacctagattctggatgctctaaccatatgacagggaatgagaagttgctCTCAACAAaagatggaagtttcaaatccaagatccagcttggtgatgataaatcattagaGGTTGATGCCAAAGGAGCTATGAAGGTCGAAACAAAaaaaggtataaagagtattcatgatatttattatactccacaattgaagcacaatttgttaagtgttgggcagctatgtgagaaaaattataaagcaaTCTTcgagaataagacatgtactatctatgataagaataagggtaatagggtgatcactgttgttcctatgacaagaaataggatgttccccttgaggtttggtgaacataacaatagtttggtaaatatggcttatgaggattcaagttggttatgtcatctcaggtatgggcatttaaattttcatagtttgaagtttctaacctcacatgcattagtttctaggttgcccaaggttgaggaacacaaggaggtttgtgaaggttgtgctaaaggaaagtatgcaagagaaaagtttccaaagggcaatgcatggagggctcatcacccactccaacttgttcattcagatatatgtggtcctatgcaaactaagagtttgggtaagtcatcatatttcatcacttttattgatgattactcacgaaattgttgggtatattttttgaaggccaaagatgaagctctagatacattcaagaagtttaaagcccttgtggaaaatgagaaagcatgcaagatcaaatgtttaaggactgatcgtggaggagaattttgctccaaggttttccaaagttattgtgattttaatggcatcaagaggtaacttactactgcatacacacctcaacaaaatggggtagctgaaagaaagaatcgtactatggttgaaatggcaaggtgcatgttacaaaccaagggattgagcaattcttattggggagatgcaatTGCTACAACGTTATACATCCTCAACTGTAGCtccaccagtgcactagaaaagatgactccttatgaagcttggtatggtaaaaggcccaatgtaaatcatttcaaagtttttggttgtttggcttatgtgcatgtacctaatcagaatagatagaagttagatgcaaagagtgactcatgtatttttattggatatAGTGAGAAaaacaaggcttatagattgtataatcctctcactaacaagcttattgtctcaagagatgttatttttgatgaagggggagtttatggtcatcaaaaaggccatgttgagaagccaaaatctgttttgaatgatgatataattgttgatattgatcaagagtagccaactaatgtttctgtatctagtggtttaactccaccaagcagcccttcatcaagttcttcagtaccaagttcaagtccagcttcttctccaagttctacaaggaaagtaaggagattgagtgatatctaccagagcagtggaaatcaagtacatgaagaaaacccagtaggtgagatagtgaattttgctttattagccaaggctgattttgaaccatcgtgttttgaagatgcatgtactaatgaggtttgggtgaaagccatgtaagaagagatggattccattcacaagaatgatacttgggagttaacagaacttccacatgaaaaaaaaaagattggcaccaaatgggtctacaagaccaagtttaacagtgatgggagtgttgaaagacacaaggcaagattagttgctaaaggcttcacacaaaaatatggaattgattatgaagagacatttgcaccagtagcaagacaagagagcataagaatgttgatttcattagcatcACAGAAGAAGTGGAGtatacatcatatggatgtgaaaagtgtcttcttgaatgggtacttagaagaggaagtatatgtggagcagccacaaggttttgaagtggaaggaaaagataattatgtctacaagttgaagaaggattTGTATGGCCTCAAGTAAGCACTAAGAGCGTGGTATGcaaggattgatggatactttcaggagaatggcttccatagaagtaagagtgatcctaccctatactacaaacaagaaggtattgatatcctcatcataagtttgtatgctgatgatcttttgtatatgggtagtagttctaagatgaaagatgaattcaaagctgctatgatgaaagaatttgagatgaaagatcttggtttgatgaaatattttttaggaatggaggtttatcaaagtaaggatgagattttcatttgtcaaacaaagtatgcacaagatatgctgaagaaatttaatatgattgattgtaaccctgcctccactccaagtgctcatggagtttttttatgtagagatgatggtgttgatttagttgatgagacaacttacagaagtattgtggggagcttgatgtttctaatccacacagGGCCtaatattgcctattcagtttcacttgtttcaaggtatatgacaaatccatctgaaatacatatgaaggcagccaagaggattttgaggtatgtgaaagggaatttaagttttggtattcattactactcttctgaaaagttcaatcttgtaggctttagtgattcagattggggaggtagtatggatgaccgtaaatttacatctagaaattatttttcttttggttctagTTTGATTACTTGGAAATCGAAAaagcaaagtattgttgccctctcatctacagaagcggagtatgttacaattacctcagcaggtacacaagctctttggctcagaaaagttttggaagaaattggagaaaaacaaattcagcctacagtaatttattgtgacaatgtgagtgccatcaagttaacTAAGAATCCAGTTCATCACAGCAGAacaaaatattttgatgtgaaatatcacttcatacgagatttggtgcagaagaaggatgttgaattgaagcacatcaacacccaggatcagcttgcagatatattcaccaaagcggttgcgaaagctcagtttataacactacgagataagattgtgagccctctcagcatcaagggggagtatgttgataagtgatgctgctctagcatgcagctccatgcaactccagtttggacatgaagctatccattcatcaccatgcataagctatttttagtttaaattatttttttgtttattcatgcaaataaagcatgtactccaacatgcattaatctttaggactatttttagttttgttttttgcatgagtttgtttttagtaaataaagcatgccgtgcatgcacttattgtattcttaatttagggagtagtttgttttttttagtttgagagccttactagctttccatgcaatgctaggaatatatttagaactgcagttattattaattcttctaggctgcaaattctttatatatacagcctctatgtaattttttaattaagcttcaataaaaaaattggtgtgtgcaattccaaaaaacagggttgttgttattgtgtgttctttgttatttaatttgattaatcagTTGGCTCTGAGGAGACATAGTAGTTTCAGATTCTACATTGATACCTTATGGAACTGGCAATGTCACCACGGGCTACTATGATGACCTCGTCTACCAGGTCTATCTCCAGGTCAGTTACCTTCTCTTCATTTCTGCATTGTAAATCTATATTTCCAACTAGCCCACTGAAATAAAATGTGAAAACCCGAGCAGAATTTCGATGCCGTTGTGGGAGATGTAACGGTGCTTGCAAATTGTAGCAAGTATGTGGATTTTACACAACCGTATACCGAGTCGGGTCTGATAATGTTGGTAGCACTTTCAGACAAGCGATCAAGTGACTCCTGGGCCTTTTTGTGCCCCTTTACTCCAGCCATGTGGataacaacttttgcatttttcatATTCACGGGAGCTGTTGTTTGGTGTCTGGAGCACAGAAGAAATAGGCAATTTAGAGGAACGCCTCGGAAACAAGtcttgacactcatctggtaattctccttctctctctctctttttctctaatTCTATGCCATTATTCAGGGCATTAGTTTATATAATATTTGTATATCTATCTATAGCATTTTATTGATGATTACGTTTAAACATCTAGAAAATGCTATGTAGAGAGAAACCACCCAAATAGTTGGGACTGTTTGTTGTGACCACAGATGAGAACACAGTGTAATACATTTATATATCCAATGGATTTGGATAGGTTATATGTagttgattgaaaattaaattattttaacatcCAATAATTGTATTTGAATTAGAAAATGTTTCTTACATACAATTCATACCTATTTTGCTCAGTGTGCGATAATTAATcatcatgaaatatttatttacAAATCTATAATTATCAATTTCTTTATCTCTGATTCAATTTCTTGGTCTTTAATATGCAGGTTTTCCTTTTCCACACTCTTCAGGACTCATAGTAACCAGATTTTATCTCCTTGTTTTCATTACTGATGGTCAAACTATAGTGTAATTTACATCGCttaaaaatctaaaattaattATCTGTATTGCGCAGAGGAGAGGATTGTAAGCGGTCTGGGCAAAGCAGTGGTCATAATTTGGCTTTTTGTAGCTTTTGTGTTAATGTCTAGTTACACAGCCAGCCTTTCGTCGATGCTTACCAAGAGAGAAGTTGTACCAAAAGTTCAGAGCCTTGAATCTCTTATCACCCAAAATTTGCCAATCGGATATCGCCAGGGATCTTTCATAGACAAGTATTTGGTACAACAGCTTGGTGTGAATAAAAGCGCACTTCGCCCATTTTCATCTGTACAAGAGTACGCCATTGCACTGAAGAAGGGACCGAATAACGGAGGGGTGGCTGCCATATTTGAACGGGCGCAGACTATTGCCCAAGACGTAATTTTGTCATCAGGATACAACGACTATGTGAAAGTTGGTCCAATGTACAAAACGGGAGGCTCCGCATTTGTAAGTCTGGAAACTTTTCTCCAATCGCAGACTTGTTTAATTCACAATTCATATGATCGATTCAAATTGTATTTGCAGGTGTTCCCAAAGGGGTCTCTGTTGGTTTTAGACATTTCCAAGGCTATATTAAATCTTTCAGAAAGCAAAGAGATGCAAGAAATTCTGAAGAGGTGGTTCAATTCAAGTGAAAGCAAATGCAGCATGGAATCTGACGGAGTCGACTCTAACAAATTGGGCATCAAAAACTTTTGGGGCGTATTTCTTTTAACAGGATGTGTATCATTTCTCACCCTTGTCTACTATTTGTGTCGCCTGCTTTACCGATTTGTGCACAGAAATGAGAGTTCATTTCATGTTAAATCGGTCTCCACCCATTTGCGAACATTCGCCAACTATGCAGACAAGAAGGAGATCCCAGCACCAAAAAGAAAGAGATCTAAGACCGCCACTTCGTCATCGGGAACCGGCGCTTCCACTTCCTCTGAAATTCGTGTTTTGTTTTAACAGGACGGATATGACCTGCTATTCAAGATTCTGTAATTTATCTACTAGAACTATGCTGGTTCTCTAAATATATGTGGATTAATTATGGTTAGAAGATATGCATGAGTCTCACCGCCATGCAATCCATGCGTCTTAGATGCAAAGTATACACTTTTTTTTAAGTTCTTGTAATAGGCagctttcaattttttttcaattagttTAATTAATGAAggtaaagaattaaaaaatttcatgaaaaagttaatttttattttatacgattataaaaatatcatttttttttctatttttattggtTTGTGTGGGgtgaaaaattcaatttttttaaaaaaatacaattattattataaatacatcatttattgttttgctgtccaaaaaaacttatatttaatttattcaattttaatttttaaatttatttaagttaattatttattagtttaatttttttttccttttgttcaACAATAACACTCTTAAATCTTCTGAGTTGTTTTGTCACACTCTCGAACTCAAGACCTCCCATTGTGGGGTCATTCCCTtgattcttatttatttttatttctattaatatttacattttattatatttcaactttacattttgtttattctatttaatttttaaatttagatttaagtttgaaatatatgttaattaattatgtttttttATGTGGATTTTGTTTGTAATATTAATAATATAGAAACGATTTTCAATTATTTATAAACTAGCATTTGTATTTGCATGAATGTTTCTCGCTTTATCCATCATTTCACATTTGTATTAGCCAggtcattttttaaaaaaataatcttaAACTCTTTTGTATATTAAAATTTCGCATTTTGAAAAATTGAATTTCTAGAAAAATTATAAGGCATCATACATACATAACCATGCATGATATAACTAGGTGATTGGCTAGTTAAACATTGGTTCCTATATGAAAAGTGGGTATGAAAGTTATAAGAGTAATAAATAATGTAATTAATAGAGAATactcaaacacaacaaacaatatgATTTTTATATTCATTGTTATTTGCAAATTTATTTcttaattttatttctatatttgaaattcaaactcacaataaagatcataaattaaattaaagaatttttattttaattttaaaattaatagcACACCCTATCCAAAAATTAATTTACAAGtacaaacaaaaaactaaaaatttGTCGATAGATTTACAAAATGCCACAACATTCATCACCTTAGTAGTGAAcgtctttaaaaaaaattgataaaaatgtcTTCAATATTTTTATGCAAATATCGACAATGTCACAATATATTTCAaactattttattatttataataattctatatttttacaaataaaaaataataactcTACACTTTTGCATATAAGTAAATTTTCCATAAAAAAACATCATATCAATGCTTGTCTGATTTCTACTTAAACTTTTGGAAGGAACTTGATGCATTACATGTCTTGTTAAGACTAGTTTTAGATGAACTTTGCATTAAagttttttgtaatattttattagtAAATGATAAACAacgttttagttttaaatttataaatGTGAACTATTTTATGAATGGAACCTTAAAAATAAAGTAGAAAGAGATAGGGTAAAGCAGTCAGTTGGTGTGATATGTTGAAATTCTCTATGTTTTAAACTATGTTGTGAGGTCTTTCTCCTTGGAAATGTACATCAATTTTTCTTATTAGTAGCACTTCCACCAAAAAGAGGTGTGATGGTTATGCCGATAGCAAGATATATTGtcaataatgtattgaaaagtagaaataaatcacatggaaaaaatattatctttgttgttgtagagtGGGTTGTTTCTAGCATGTTTGATTACTAAATTTTTTAACGTGCTTCCTTGTATTAGCCAATCACATGTATTTTGAAAATGTACATGCAAACAAACATGTACACATTGCTAGATTTGTTTTAATCAAATGTTATTGTCACACTTTGCAATACTAATATCTATGACAAGTGTTTGAATATTTAAACATAAAGACTTACATATAAGTATTTGTAAGTAGATattgattataaatataaataaatctgTCTAGAAATACTATCATTATAAAATATGCCTaccacatttttttttaatataaattataaaaaagaGTATATATATCTTTAATTGTTTACACTATATTTAGATTTCTTAAAAAAATAGAAGCATATTGTGAGACTTTtctaagatcaagagctcaatgaaaagtacaatagagagacaaaatagatgataggattaaactgtattctatcaagagcaaatactgatcaattggatcatcaaaagttgttgttgttacatacaatgtaggataagccttcttataaagacaaggctaagacacaagagagaacacaatgatgacatgtggctcgatgagatgcaagggtaggtatgggtaggtaggagaaatagtaaaatattccacatgaggtggatcacccaccgaaggtggaattatcactccacaacaagtggatatgatagagtaataacaagatcacaccataaaaggtggaaattctcctacatacacactcccaatgtagcacatctccctaagtgtctcatatgaaaactacaatgttatacatgtacctaagtaaacttaaataaagtataattatatccaacatgaataaagaattacaccaaaacccccccttaagtgcaacataggggaatgcacttaagtctacaatgcaactaagcaatgcaagatgggtctcagctatgaggccatgttaggtacccatgtacaaatgcaaatgcaatctcccataaagtggggaaagagagaaaaaccacatgggaaaaaacttcccctcaaaagagagatgatgaaagcataccattctctcaatgatgaataagagagaagaagagaccatgaagcccctccCTCAGTTTAAAATCTCtagcaaagatggtccaatgatgttgaccaaaataccttcccattaggaagaaagagagccaatgttgcaccaataatgtcaaagtgtgacaaaaccaggtaccaagtccatgacgatgaatcactcgctgcaacaaaatgaagatcaggcatggagacaacctactttgagcatcagCTAGATACTCATAAATggtagaaatactggtacaatcaaagtctcaacTACAGCCATGCACCAAGTGTCACAATATACttcctaatctacatgtacaagaggattgcatcaaatatgtcatcaaagacaagatacaaagaggtgtgtcactttatgatagtgtgtgtACAACATGCTCATGCAAGAGTATACAACATGATATAGTGCAAATACGGAAatatgaagatgatgccaccaaagaagccctatagaatactgtAGATGAAGATATCTCCTATTGGGGTATTGCCAAGAAAAATATAGGAGCAATACACCCCCCTGGCTACTGGTATTAAGTGACAAGAAAAAATAGTGTTCCCATTTTTTCTTATTAAATGATATTTATgtttttaaaaacttaattaaaagcttaataaaaacaatttattaaaatgttgttgttacatacaatgtaggatAAGCCTTCATATAAAGACAATGCTAAGacacaagagagcacacaatgatgacatgtggctcaatgagatgcaagagtaggtatgggtaggtaggagaaatagtaaaatattacacatgaggtggatcatccaccgaaggtggaattatcacccCACAATAAGTGGttatgatagagtaataacaatatcacaccataaaaggtggaaattctcctacatacacactctcaatgtagcacatctccctaagagTCTcttatgcaaactacaatgttatgcatgtacctaagtaaacttaagtaaagtgtaattatatccaacatgaataaataattacactaaCACATATAAATTCTTCTTTACCCTACCCAAATGCAAAAACTAATTAAATAGTAGAAGATAAATGTATTTCTAGAAAGGGCAacataataaaaaatagattaaaaaaaatgcCGTAGACATTAGTTTTTTTTGGAGAAATTAAAGGGAAGAAAAGATAACGTGAAATAGATGGTATAAAGTAGacttacaataataacaaaacttTTACTTTTTTGAGTAATTTATAAATAGATCTTGGTTAGGTTAGCATTTATTTTTTGgataggtaatgggccgaagccgataagatgtacataccctacccccttgtgggatttgaacttgtgacctaaaGGAATTGGTTAGGTTAGCATTATGCTCAcctaatttaataatattaaattttgttAACATAACAAGATAAAAACAATAATagaataataacataatataatacaaaacattattaatatattaataaaaattacaCAATAGTAATATAATGtttagaataataaaaaaaataatataataattttaacaataataatttaaaattaacatttttataaTACAAATAAAATTTAGATCAAAGATcatttcattaaataaatattaatgtaagataatacaaaatttaaatgtttaaaaaaatattacaatgaatatcaatgaaaaaataatataatgaatactaatataatgtaatataaatAACAAGAGATCCAATGCAACAAGTTCTTGCCAGTAGTGTGGTTAGTTTAGAGttcaaaagaaaaaaggaaagcttCAAATCAAATATGAATTCGCATATAGGGCTCCAAGCATGATTGGAACAAAAACTCTAAATAAGGAAGATAATAAGACTCAATTACCAATAGGTTATGCTTataataagaagagagggagaaagagaaagaggggtAAAAATATAAAAAAGGAGAGATAAATAGGGGAATactgagagagagaggaagagagagggagagatagaaatataaagatagatataggaagtgatatatactgatatgtagagagagggagagatagaaacattaaaatagatatatgaagtgataaatagagagaggtagagagagggagagagagagatagagagatagatagttgaaagaagaaacatggggagaggaagatagaggtagagataagaTAGAGGGTGAGacaaaggaggagagagatagatagagtgatagaggtagagggagagaagtAGACATAGAAAAAtatagatggagagagggagagatagaaagagggagagaaataggagagatATAAATTAATGGGAAAAGAGGAAGTGAGGGTGGGATAAATGTGGAGTTGGAGAGAGGGAATATAAAAAAAGAGGGAGAGGAGAAGAGGGGAGGAGGGGAGACACAAAAGGACATAAAGATagctcaagagagagagagagagagagagagatggcgagatatagagagagagatgcAGAGATAATGATATTTAGATTGATAGGGAGAGATAAATGTAATGAGATACACATAATTAGATAGGAAGGAGGGATAAACCtaaggatggagagagagagagagagagagagagagagagagagagagagagagatgtgaaatTTAAACACACTATTTACAATGCAGCCTAATAAAAAGCATGAAAAatgatatttatataattatttaaaatgaaaaataaatatagataagagaaattttctttcaaatttttaattctggG
This genomic stretch from Cryptomeria japonica chromosome 8, Sugi_1.0, whole genome shotgun sequence harbors:
- the LOC131044201 gene encoding glutamate receptor 3.1-like isoform X1, encoding MIGSEYVWIITDACANLLDWFNATSLLSMNGILGIRRTLPQTDQPRMNEFAKRWKQRFRAQNPTIQKPELNAGALVAYDTAWALAYAIDRLLRQGSFDGGFSATSSSTKILNFKIFDGGEDLLNQILETCFLGLSGPVRISRERDETLECSYDIINVIGNSYKAVGSWTEKGLNISSKHLVHWGGGSRKKPRGWVKPAPGQKLKIAVPWLQGFTQFILVKEDHANAGAQNQIYEITGLSIDVFKSVVKRLDYKLPYELIVDK
- the LOC131044193 gene encoding glutamate receptor 3.4, translated to MASNIVVSDSTLIPYGTGNVTTGYYDDLVYQVYLQNFDAVVGDVTVLANCSKYVDFTQPYTESGLIMLVALSDKRSSDSWAFLCPFTPAMWITTFAFFIFTGAVVWCLEHRRNRQFRGTPRKQVLTLIWFSFSTLFRTHKERIVSGLGKAVVIIWLFVAFVLMSSYTASLSSMLTKREVVPKVQSLESLITQNLPIGYRQGSFIDKYLVQQLGVNKSALRPFSSVQEYAIALKKGPNNGGVAAIFERAQTIAQDVILSSGYNDYVKVGPMYKTGGSAFVSLETFLQSQTCLIHNSYDRFKLYLQVFPKGSLLVLDISKAILNLSESKEMQEILKRWFNSSESKCSMESDGVDSNKLGIKNFWGVFLLTGCVSFLTLVYYLCRLLYRFVHRNESSFHVKSVSTHLRTFANYADKKEIPAPKRKRSKTATSSSGTGASTSSEIRVLF